ACCATGCCCTCGGCCGATCTTTTGCTGTACTTCCAGCGGGATCTCCAGATTAAGAACCAGTGGTGGGTCAATGGCCAGCACTATTCCAAGACCTGCGAGGTGAGCTCTCTCTTTCCCCCTTGCATTTCAATATGTGTTGACTGACTTTCTTGCAACAGCACTGGCTGTCCAAGATGACGGCCAGCAAGAAAGAAATCTGGCCGCACCTCATTGAGACGTACGGCGAGGAAAACGCAACGACGTGGTACAACCGCTGGCAAATCTTCTACATGGCGTGTTCGGAGCTGTTTGCGTACGAGGGCGGAGACACATGGGGCGTATCGCACTATCTGTTCGAGAAGCCGGGCGCGTAGTTTGGGACTTGGAAGTGTATTGCATCTTTTGATTTCATTcctgagcttcttcttcatctgctcTATATACACCGCACCAAAGCCAATTTCTCTTGGCGCCCCAACGCTCGTGTTGTCGTAGATGCTGCGGGAATGGGAAGTAGTCGTACATGGCTGTCGTTTAGTGGTCCCAAGGGTGCTTGAGACCGAGGAGCACGGCACCTGAGGAATATTAGCCATTGTTGCCCAGGCACAAGAGTTCCCCTGTAAGAGCATGCGCGCTTCAACATACCATCCTTCTTAGCCCGGTACATCAGCTATAAACCCCAACCCCGTTAGCAATTCCACTTCTTGAATCCTCATCCACATCGGCTCAGCTCGGTCCAGGTCGACTCACGAAGAACCACATGCCAGCACCCAGAGCAGTGGCAGTGAATCGATAGATCCGGGGCACGTGAGCCACCGGGGGCTTGGGGGGCCCATTGAAGCTGTGGTGACCGTggccagccatgatgaagcgtCGGTTGATGTGTCGGCCGGGGGAGAGATCGCTCGATTCGGGGGTTCGGCCTGGAGGAATTAGGCGGGTTAGCGGTTGCTGAGAGGCGACAAGAGTTGTTcgggagaaggagaatgTCGCTGACGTACGGACAGACCGAATTGAGGGACGTGGACAAGGCGATCGAGGTCGTGATGGTACGGCAATGGTCGTGGATGGAGTCGTGAGCCGAGCCAATTCGGCAGAGGCTCTGATTAGGTAAGGATGACCTCTGATTGGCTGCGAGGCTGATATGCATGTAATCAACAAAAGACTCTCTTAGATACATGCAGATGCCACTATCGAGTTATCACCTCTATCGGATCCCTCCCACAGTGGGGTTCCCGCTTCTAGACCCATTCCGCGCCCGTCTGAGGTAATGCGAGTGATAGCTCCGAACAAACGACAAGGCTGTCCATGCCATCGAAGATACCACCTTGCGTCTAAGAGCTGCCTTGGCCAAACTATGTTACTCGTATAATTCTCTTTGTTCATTCTTACTCTTCTTTCAACGTCTTGCATCGTTCGTGTCAAACATTTTGTTGTTGGAAAAGAATATCCATTGCCTTTGTTCCTCCTCGTTGCATCTCACCTTTACCTAGTATCATCAGCCGGAGGCAACCACCTTGAATCTAGCACGCGACACTTGAAAAGCATCTCGCATTCTAGACCCCAAGATCGACGCAAAGAGTCGACAACGGGAACAGGAGCCAACCATGGCGACTCCCAAGTTCAGCACAAAGTCCCCTACGATTCGTCGTATACGTCAGTCTCCCCGCCTCAACCATCACTCCTCCAGGCCCGTCAACACCCATCTCCTTAGTTTGATACTGACATGTCACAACAGTCAAGGAAGCAGCTGAGTTATCCAACTCCCCATCCGCCGATTACACTGCCGAGCCCCTCGAGTCCGACCTCTTCGAATGGCACTTCACCCTCCGCGGCCCTCCCAACTCAGTCTACAGCAACGGCCTCTACCATGGCCGCATCGTCCTCCCTCCTACGTACCCTCTGCGACCCCCCAGCTTCCGCTTCATGACACCTAGTGGTCGCTTCGAGGCCAATCGAGAGATCTGCCTGAGCATCAGTGGCCATCATGAGGAGACGTGGCAGCCAGCCTGGGGAGTGCGAACAGCTCTCGTGGCGTACGTTGTATCTCCTCATACGAAAAACGTGTATGCAGAGCTAACGTGATGTAACCTGCAGGCTTCGAAGCTTCATGGAAACCGACGCCCGTGGTCAACTAGGCGGCCTGGAGACAACCGACGCTGTGCGACAACGTCTCGCAGCAGAGTCGTCCTCGTTCAAATGCGCAGCCTGCGGCAAGACAAACGGTGAAATTATCAAGGAGTGCGAGGAGAGAGCAAGCGAAGCATCTTCCAGCGCccaggaggtcgaggtgcCAAAGGAGCTGAACATGGGCTGGCgcgatgagatggagggcaagaagaagaccgagAACCAGGCCGACGAGGCAAATGACGATGCAGAGGCAGCAGAACTGGCTGAGGGATTCGTTCAGACTGCACCTATTGCCGCTGTCGACAACTCGACATCCGAGATCAACAACCCCACCCCAACCCGAACTACGGCCCCGAACCCCGCCCCCGTCCCGGCCGGCCCAGCACCCAACGCCGCGGCCCCCATCCCCAGAGCGGCGGCGCCCGGTACACAGCGACAACAAATACGGCGCGCATCCGACGATGGAGTCCCGGTCTGGCTTGACCGGACTATTGTCGTCCTGGTGGTGCTTCTGGTAGCTCTCGTGCTCAAGATCCTTTTTGCCCTGTAGGCGAGGATAGAGAGGGCATCTTCTTGGGTCTGAGTTTGGCGTATGGTGAATTGGATCTTTTTTGAGTGTAGCGAGTTATATATCCAATGGAAATGAGTATTTGTCATGGTACATAGCTGGGGCAAGTTTTGGCGCTGAAAGATGCCTTCCCACACTGACCCTTTGCCGATGACCTCCAAGGATCATCGACATGAGCCGCAACAGCGTCCCTCCCAAGTACATACGACCATAGCCCTTAGAGAATACGGGATCCCGTCTGCTCTCCCATAGTCAAGCTGAGGAGCGCTTGAgtagtagttgggtcggtgacgaccagcgaatgCCGAGTGTTGTATGTCTTGTCTTTTTGGCCTTTTTGCCGACTCTTTTGCTCTCCGCCAGAGTACAAAGGCATCGACATCATATATACCAGCGGTTGAACGGACCAGAACAAGGAACTTTAGCAATAGTCAATATTCAAAGGCTAGCTACTGCAAGTTATTAGAGCTACATGATCTTAGCGAATAGCAATGCTTTTGTCATACACTTTCACCACCCTgcgcttcctcctcagggGTATCATGATACTCGTACATCGCAGCCCCCTTCCATGGTCCTGCATTAGTCGTCCTCTCGTCGACCTCTCGCTCTGAGTTGCCGTCCCCATTGCCACGGGACTGCCAACCACCACCATTCTCCTGTCGTCACTCCTAGCCCATCCTCCGATTCCTTGAGCACGCCCGTCTTCTTGCCCCAGTCGATGATCATCTGGGCTTCAAACTCTTCTAGCACTGGCTTGAGTGCACTGCACACTCCCTCGATCGACAGGTATCCCCTGAGAGCAAAGACGAAGCAGAATGCGCCCAAGATATCCATCCAACGTTGGGCATCTCGTCGCCCAAAAAAGTCAACCCACTGCGGCAGCACGCTCTCCTTGCCCGCTGTGGGAGGGCCCTCATAGATGGTCTTGCGGATCACATCGATATCCTCATCATACTTGTACGTGTCTGTCGGGACCGCCTCGATGCTGAAATGATAGTACGACTTCGGGAACTTGCGACTTTCGTAGTTGCCTGGCTCGAATCCAAGAGGAATGTTGGGCACATCCACGGGCATCAGCTTGATTCTCTCGGAAGCGTTCAAGTTTGTCAATGCCATGACAGCTCCGTCCTCAAGAGTGTATGGAACCTGGAAGGTTTCTCCACGACGAAAGACAGCgtccagcttggccttgaagtcggctgcttcttgatacTTTGTCCGCTGTGCTAGTTTCCCCAGCATGTGGTAATACCATTCGTTGAGACGGTATGGTCGGCCACCAAGGGGAGCCTTCTTGCTCCTGCAGATGATTCGTTGCTGAGTCAAATCCTCAATGGCCTGCTTGAGAAGCGCGTTATTCCGATCCTGGTCTCCCTTCGCGAGCGAGGAGAACTTTTGCCGGATCTGTTCCACTGAATACCGGCTGTCCTCCGTGCAGCATAGAGATCTCACCCAAGACCTTGCAATGACCCTGTCAGTGAGTTCGACATGTTCCTCAAGGCCGGTCAGCATCTTGTCAACAGATACAACGGCTGGGCTGCCAGTAGTAGCCTCAAACCGAGAGAAGACAGATGACTGCACATGGTGAAACTTCTCTCGCCAGTCATCCACCACGCGAGAGGCCTTGTGAGAGGTAAAGtcctcttccagaagagCTCTGGTCGATGGCAGATCAACGCCCTTTCTGCGTGGTAGCTGAAGCGTCCAATCAATCAGTTCGTGCCAATCATAGTCCAAGGGGTCATCGAAGTCAAACTCTGGAAGTTCCTCCTTCTGATATGCGATCAGAAACTTATCCTGAAAGTCCTTCGTGAGTTTTCCGATGTATGCGCCCTGATCTCTACGGGCAGTGATCCAAAAACGGCGaagatccttgagcttgaacgatgggaagagcttcaacaacAGTCCCCAATCGATCGCCTTGTCGGAACCACCGAGTAGCACACGAACAGCAACAAATGCAGCGAGCAACCTGTCCGCTTCCTCAGAGTCAGAAGAGTCATTGATTGCATTCTGGGCGTTGAGACCCTCTGATTGTTCTGCTTCGGCAGGGATGGTGGTTAAAGCGCGGGTTAGGAGGCGGACACGCTTGACTCTGGCctgctggccttgctgctgccgagCAGTAGTGGTGCGCGCGCTCTCTCCGTCGGGTCCTGCTTGGGGCACTGATAGTCTCGTCCACTTAGGGctgtcgtcttcctcatcagaTGTCGAGTCGACAAGAAGCTGCCGGTCTGGGACGGCTCCTGGGAAGGACTCTGGTGTAAGTTGCCACTCTGAAGGCCACGTGAGGCCAGGAACATCGACCAACTCCATGTCGGCTCCGCTAAAGAACGTCACGAAGGTGTTGTGAGGACCCGCGGCACCGCGTGGCGCATGAATGAAGGACTCGGCCCATGATCGCTCCGTATCCATACAACACTGTAGTCTCTCAACGAAGCGTTGGTATCGACCAAGGTCGGTTCTATGCTGCCGCTTCTGGCGTTTCAGCTCAAGGGTGCGTTCGTCAATCACATCCAGCATAGATGACCAAGCAAACCAGTTCATGTCAGGCATCCAGCCCTTCAGCGTGTAGCTGGCATCCTGCAGCTCAAAGTCTTGGGCGCTGATATATGGCCAGGCACCAAGATCGCCGGAAACCAAAATCGGCTTGTCAAACACCAATTCTTTGGGTATATCATTGAaagcttcctcttcttgcaCATGACGAGCtgcggccttggaggcgcGCTTCGACAACCACCTCGGGGGTTCCTCGTCCAGGAAAGTATTGGGCTCGAGGAAACGAATTGACTCGGGGGCACCATGGGTTGCAACGCCCGCAAAGTGTTCATACCACTTTCCTTGCCCGGTCTCGTAATCTTGATGAAAGGTAATATCGTTCCGTTTGGATGCCCTATCTGGGGACGCGCTGTTGTCCCTTGCCGCTCTCTTGCGTCTCCTGCTTCGCTTCTGAGGTGGAGGggcatcttcgtcatcatcgtccagCTCTTCTAAGGCTCGCTTCTGTGCAGCTCGTGCCACATACACTGGGGCATCCAGCATCTCAACCTCGATCGGAAGATCTCGACGGCCGCGGTTGAGCAAGTCGTGGTCGGCCAGAGCGTCAAAGGGTGGCGGTATATATGTATCTGGGTGAGctgccttgatcttgtcgagcaGATTGGTGGCTTCAGGGGAGAATGGATCAACACCAGCCTGAACTATGACGTGACACTTTTCAGTCATGCCCTTGGTACTGCGGAAGCTGTGCCAGTGTTCGGCAACGACCTTGTTCTTCAGCATATCCCGAAGTACGGCTTGATACGCGCGCACTTGGGGGATTGCTTCTGTCGGAAACGTTTGTGTCCAACGTATTGTGATCGCATGCCAAAACGGCTTACCTCCTGGAAAGACGCCGGACTGCTCTGTTAGGATCTCCTGAATAATCTGGCGAATGCGAGCACTCATAGCAGCCTTGGATATGGGGGTATCGACAACTGCCGGTGATCTGGGCTTCACAGCTGAACTGCCACCATTGAGTAAGCCATTGCTACCTTCCTGGCCGTTGGTCTGAGGCGCCTTTGGCTGGGGAGTCTCAGCCGTTGACTCAGGTGCTTTCGCCTGCGATCTCGGGCGAGGGGTCTTTGGCGAGCTCGCAGCCAAATCGAAGCGGTGCAGTGGCCCGAGAACAGGACGTGGTTGTCCATCTTCATTCTGCACAAGAGCACCGTTGGTTCCATTCGATAGCGGTGTTTTCGGGGTGTCAAAACTGGTGACTGGAGGACGTCGCCATTCTGGGTTAACATGAAACGAGTCGCTTTTGAAACTGACCGTTGGTCGTGAAGACCAAGATAGTCGGGCAACTGGGCCTCGTAGTTTCGGAACACGTCGAGCTGGAGTTGAGAAgctttcctcctccacctcttggccttgatcttctttcTCTGGCTCCGCCTGATCGGGTGCCTCGGCCTGTGGTGACTTATCCTCTGCGGGAGTTGGAGTTTCgggctcttcaacctcagAGATGACTCGCTTCTTTCCGCGCCGGACTGGGCCTGCCGTGGCTTCATCGAATGAGGGGTTGCAAGCCGTCCTCGACTTTTCCAGGTGGTATTTCAAACCAATGTCGTTCTTCCAGCTGCCGCCGCACTTTTCGCAAACCCATGGACGTGGACCAGAGTCGCCATCGGTAGTCTCTGCCGCAtttcccttcttcctcgtctcgcCCCTTCTCGGGCGACCACGTTTTCTATTGCTCAAGGGATTCTTGATtgcctcttcagcttcaggtTCCTTCTCATTTTCATCTCcgtcctcaatctcctcggcGTCAAGAGAAGCGCTCGCGATTTCAGTCTCTGCTTTCTTCGCTGAAGATCTTGTTGATCTAGCACGCGTCGCTCGTGCAGGTGTTGCTCGTACAGGGGTGGTAACAGCTGGCTGACTCTCGGAAAGCACGTCTTTGAGATGGTCTGAAGACACCTTGAGAGTAGCTACAAGCGTATCAGCGTCGCCTGAGCCCGATGGCGCATCGTCTGGATTCAAAGTTTGTGATTTTTCTGGCGCTGTCTCCAGCTGTGTTGTCGAATCTTGTGAAGGCGCGCCCGGCTCTTCAGCTGCTGTACCCTGCGAAATGACACCGTTCTCCTGGATACCATCCTTTTGAGTCGCGCTCTCTTGACTTGTATTCTCCTGGGTATCGGTTTCATGAGTTCCGCTCTCCTGAGTTGCATCCTCCTGAGCCGTGTTCTCCCGAGCTGCTTGTTTTTGTTGTGGCACTGATGATTCTTTAGACTGTTTTCGGTTTGCCTTGGCTTTTGTAGCAGGAGCAGgtttctgcttctttgcgttgcccttcttgggaCGCCCCTTGTTCGTCTTTCGAGTCGCCAGCCCCAGGCTGCAAAGTTCCATCAATGTAGTGGAAGGTTCGCTAGAGATGCTTGTAGCAGGTATCGGGGAGAAGCCGTAGGAGTCGGCGAGAGTTGCCCCATGGCTGTGAGAGCCGTCGTTGCCATTCGCGATTGGAGGCGGAAGTGAATCGTTCTGAGCAAAATAGCGATATGAAGCTACCTTTCCAGTCCTGGTGTGCTCACTGCGAAGTTGAAAATGGGATAGATGAGCCGGTTGCAGGTTTGGGACAGACAAAGCGGTGGTCATGGAAGAAAGGTGGCGGCTATAAGACGGGCCCAGGGTCAAGGCATAAACATCTGGGTTTGTCAAGCCGGTCTCGCCAAGTCGCTGTGCCATTTCCGCAATGATGACAGGAACTGGCTTATCTAGCGACCACGGTGGTGCTGCGGCTACTTCTGAAGCGTTAGAAGTTTGGCCGTCGGCCTTGGTtccatcgaggccatccagaTCAGGGTTTCTGGGCGTCTTCGCCTGCTTTTTGCCCGTAGCCAAGTAGACCGCCCAATCCTCAGAGTTGAAGTCTCGGACATATTTGATACAGTCCTTGAACACCTTCTCCCCCAATTTCGCGGCGACGTATTGGATGACACCTCGAGAGTTGAGAAAACGGCACACCTTGGCAAGGACCTTCATCTGCCAGCGCATTCCCAGCACGCCGAGCTTGGACTTCATGTCGGTCATTCGCAGGACACCCCAttccttggcgatggccatgatggttgTAGCCAAGGCTGTGTAGTCGATAGATTCTCCGGTCCATCGGATGTGCCAGGGCACTGGGTCGAGGTTGTCAACTAAGACTTGGCGAGTGAGGGTCATGTCAGGGCGGACTTCATCTCCCCCTTCACTATCCtttggcagcggcggcgcAAACAGTTTGAGCCACATCTTACTCGTCTTGGTTCCTCGCACGAGTGTCGTTCTCTTGGCGATGTAGCCCTTCTTAAGCAGCGCATCGGTTCGTTTGGGAACGGACCTCTTGTCCTGGTCGACGAGCCGGCCGAGATCGCCTTGCAGGATACCTTGGGTAGTCGTAGAAGCAATTCCGAGCAACAACATCCATTCAGACTTGGGTACCCGCTTGTAGTCAACCGCGTGGCCGGTGAGAGACTCCCACATGGTCTCCTCAGAGGCGTACACCAACACATGTTGAGGAGCTGTGCGGGCCTCTGATGTTGATTCTGAGGGTTCCGCATCTTGCTCGTTGGCATCTGCGGGTGGTTCAAGTGCTAGTATCTCATCCAATGTGAGACGGTTGTACTTGCGATTAGGACCAACAGAGATGTCTCGTCTTGAGACAAGCCAGCTCCAAATAGTAGAGGCAGTACGATGCTGTACCGCGGGATCACCCCCACGTAGTTGCGAGAGAGGTTCAGCGTGAGTTTTTGAAGGATGGTGAATCGCATCTAAAACGTCGCCCACGGGACACCCTGAAAGTTGATCTTGTCAGTTTCTGTCACTACAACAACGAAACATAACAAGCAGTCAGTCAAACTTGCCCTGTTCGCCGGCGCACGAGATGTGCACCAACAGGCCCGCGATCAAGCCTTCAAGCTCCGATGCCATTTCATCCAAGTTACCGTATGGCTCATTCTCGAGTCGAAGCGATGCCTTAAAAAAATCTGCACAGGAATCGTCTGGGGCGAATTGAACAGAGAAGCCCCGGGTCGTTTGGGTCTGTCGTACTTTTTTTTCCGGTTGCTGCAGTCGAGGCAGATTGAAGTGGGGATGGCGGGGTGATGGAGAACGAAGCTACGCCAGCTGCGGCGGTCGAGACTGATGACATAAGCACTCTTGGCAGATCGGGGGACTCATACCTGCACCACCAACGGTGCAAATAAGATCACGGGACTCTTGCACCACTGACAGTGAGGCACCTGTAGTTTTAGACAGCAGACATGATGAACTGAACCTAATGATACGTAAATTAAGGGATAAAATTGTCAAATAATGATAGCTCTTTTATTCattttattaagttatttttgCAATTATTTTATGCCCTTTAAGCAatgtttttttcttctgtTGCGTTGGTAACTGTGTTATGTCTTTTTTATCAACGAGTGCACCCCTGCCACCACCTACAACAGCTCCTTCGTCCGGTCATGATTAAGGTATATTACGAAACGAAAGGTTCTCACAGTGGGCAAATGTTGACAAAGAATATCGTAAGTATGGCTCGACTAATTCGTAACATCTGAGCTAAGTTCATTAAGTCATAGGCTAGAGCACCCTACTCTTAGCCCCCTGGTAAGTACCTCCCCTCGATCGAGCCGGTTCCATGCTCTCAGCTCACTCGTTTGACCCCATAAGCAAACCACAAAGAAACACTCGAATCAGTCCCCA
This genomic interval from Fusarium keratoplasticum isolate Fu6.1 chromosome 9, whole genome shotgun sequence contains the following:
- a CDS encoding B-block-TFIIIC domain-containing protein, with amino-acid sequence MRFTILQKLTLNLSRNYVGVIPRRDISVGPNRKYNRLTLDEILALEPPADANEQDAEPSESTSEARTAPQHVLVYASEETMWESLTGHAVDYKRVPKSEWMLLLGIASTTTQGILQGDLGRLVDQDKRSVPKRTDALLKKGYIAKRTTLVRGTKTSKMWLKLFAPPLPKDSEGGDEVRPDMTLTRQVLVDNLDPVPWHIRWTGESIDYTALATTIMAIAKEWGVLRMTDMKSKLGVLGMRWQMKVLAKVCRFLNSRGVIQYVAAKLGEKVFKDCIKYVRDFNSEDWAVYLATGKKQAKTPRNPDLDGLDGTKADGQTSNASEVAAAPPWSLDKPVPVIIAEMAQRLGETGLTNPDVYALTLGPSYSRHLSSMTTALSVPNLQPAHLSHFQLRSEHTRTGKVASYRYFAQNDSLPPPIANGNDGSHSHGATLADSYGFSPIPATSISSEPSTTLMELCSLGLATRKTNKGRPKKGNAKKQKPAPATKAKANRKQSKESSVPQQKQAARENTAQEDATQESGTHETDTQENTSQESATQKDGIQENGVISQGTAAEEPGAPSQDSTTQLETAPEKSQTLNPDDAPSGSGDADTLVATLKVSSDHLKDVLSESQPAVTTPVRATPARATRARSTRSSAKKAETEIASASLDAEEIEDGDENEKEPEAEEAIKNPLSNRKRGRPRRGETRKKGNAAETTDGDSGPRPWVCEKCGGSWKNDIGLKYHLEKSRTACNPSFDEATAGPVRRGKKRVISEVEEPETPTPAEDKSPQAEAPDQAEPEKEDQGQEVEEESFSTPARRVPKLRGPVARLSWSSRPTVSFKSDSFHVNPEWRRPPVTSFDTPKTPLSNGTNGALVQNEDGQPRPVLGPLHRFDLAASSPKTPRPRSQAKAPESTAETPQPKAPQTNGQEGSNGLLNGGSSAVKPRSPAVVDTPISKAAMSARIRQIIQEILTEQSGVFPGGKPFWHAITIRWTQTFPTEAIPQVRAYQAVLRDMLKNKVVAEHWHSFRSTKGMTEKCHVIVQAGVDPFSPEATNLLDKIKAAHPDTYIPPPFDALADHDLLNRGRRDLPIEVEMLDAPVYVARAAQKRALEELDDDDEDAPPPQKRSRRRKRAARDNSASPDRASKRNDITFHQDYETGQGKWYEHFAGVATHGAPESIRFLEPNTFLDEEPPRWLSKRASKAAARHVQEEEAFNDIPKELVFDKPILVSGDLGAWPYISAQDFELQDASYTLKGWMPDMNWFAWSSMLDVIDERTLELKRQKRQHRTDLGRYQRFVERLQCCMDTERSWAESFIHAPRGAAGPHNTFVTFFSGADMELVDVPGLTWPSEWQLTPESFPGAVPDRQLLVDSTSDEEDDSPKWTRLSVPQAGPDGESARTTTARQQQGQQARVKRVRLLTRALTTIPAEAEQSEGLNAQNAINDSSDSEEADRLLAAFVAVRVLLGGSDKAIDWGLLLKLFPSFKLKDLRRFWITARRDQGAYIGKLTKDFQDKFLIAYQKEELPEFDFDDPLDYDWHELIDWTLQLPRRKGVDLPSTRALLEEDFTSHKASRVVDDWREKFHHVQSSVFSRFEATTGSPAVVSVDKMLTGLEEHVELTDRVIARSWVRSLCCTEDSRYSVEQIRQKFSSLAKGDQDRNNALLKQAIEDLTQQRIICRSKKAPLGGRPYRLNEWYYHMLGKLAQRTKYQEAADFKAKLDAVFRRGETFQVPYTLEDGAVMALTNLNASERIKLMPVDVPNIPLGFEPGNYESRKFPKSYYHFSIEAVPTDTYKYDEDIDVIRKTIYEGPPTAGKESVLPQWVDFFGRRDAQRWMDILGAFCFVFALRGYLSIEGVCSALKPVLEEFEAQMIIDWGKKTGVLKESEDGLGVTTGEWWWLAVPWQWGRQLRARGRREDD
- a CDS encoding UBC core domain-containing protein encodes the protein MATPKFSTKSPTIRRILKEAAELSNSPSADYTAEPLESDLFEWHFTLRGPPNSVYSNGLYHGRIVLPPTYPLRPPSFRFMTPSGRFEANREICLSISGHHEETWQPAWGVRTALVALRSFMETDARGQLGGLETTDAVRQRLAAESSSFKCAACGKTNGEIIKECEERASEASSSAQEVEVPKELNMGWRDEMEGKKKTENQADEANDDAEAAELAEGFVQTAPIAAVDNSTSEINNPTPTRTTAPNPAPVPAGPAPNAAAPIPRAAAPGTQRQQIRRASDDGVPVWLDRTIVVLVVLLVALVLKILFAL